The Litchfieldia alkalitelluris genome has a window encoding:
- a CDS encoding (Fe-S)-binding protein, whose product MNIEQRSKIQKEFQEKMDYDELLNCMRCGFCLPSCPTYLETSDEVHSPRGRIALMKAVVDGDIEPDEDVKKSLDMCLGCRACEPVCPSGVNYGHLLEQARDIIYQNEKLSISTRFIRRTTLKGLFPYQNRMITMTSLLGFYQKSGLRSLTRKSGIMNLLPEHLAYMEKVLPDVPSKSEMKNRPRHFEPVGQKKKRVAFFSGCLMDTLFLKTNGATTKLLQYAGCEIVIPENQACCGALQGHSGEKNQAKEMAKRNIQAFEDANVDYIITNAGGCGSFLVDYHFLLKDDPAWTDRAKQLSEKIKDITRILVELDFHKKPLHIIGQIITYQDSCHLRNGQKTYTEPRLLLESINGSHFVEMKDADRCCGSAGIYNIIQSDMSMKILDYKMKHTTATGATTVVTTNPGCLLQMKLGIEKEGLSKKMKAVHIVDLLLEAYETALTKEELTDINEQSKISV is encoded by the coding sequence ATGAATATAGAACAAAGAAGTAAAATACAAAAAGAATTTCAAGAAAAAATGGATTATGATGAATTGCTGAATTGTATGCGATGCGGTTTCTGTTTGCCAAGTTGTCCAACTTACCTAGAAACCAGTGATGAGGTCCATTCTCCACGAGGAAGAATCGCATTAATGAAGGCTGTTGTTGATGGAGACATTGAACCAGACGAAGATGTCAAAAAGTCACTGGATATGTGTCTAGGATGCCGTGCATGTGAACCTGTCTGCCCATCTGGTGTGAACTACGGCCATTTGTTAGAGCAGGCTAGGGATATTATCTATCAAAATGAAAAACTATCAATCTCCACAAGATTTATCAGAAGAACGACATTAAAAGGGCTGTTTCCCTACCAAAACAGAATGATTACAATGACTAGTTTATTAGGTTTTTACCAAAAGTCAGGCCTTAGATCACTCACTCGAAAAAGTGGAATCATGAATCTTTTACCGGAGCATCTTGCCTACATGGAAAAGGTTTTACCTGACGTCCCGAGTAAAAGTGAAATGAAAAACAGACCACGTCATTTTGAGCCGGTTGGTCAAAAGAAAAAAAGAGTAGCCTTCTTTTCTGGGTGCTTAATGGATACTCTTTTCCTTAAAACGAATGGTGCTACAACAAAACTCCTCCAATATGCTGGATGTGAAATTGTCATACCAGAAAATCAAGCATGCTGTGGTGCTCTTCAGGGTCATAGTGGAGAAAAGAATCAAGCAAAGGAAATGGCAAAACGAAATATTCAGGCCTTTGAAGATGCTAATGTCGATTATATTATTACGAATGCTGGAGGCTGTGGGTCATTTCTAGTAGACTACCATTTTTTACTTAAAGATGATCCAGCATGGACAGATCGGGCAAAACAATTATCTGAAAAGATAAAAGACATCACACGAATTCTTGTAGAGCTTGATTTTCACAAAAAACCGCTTCATATTATTGGTCAAATCATCACCTATCAAGATTCTTGTCACCTCAGAAATGGTCAAAAGACTTATACAGAACCTAGACTATTGTTAGAATCTATCAATGGATCTCATTTTGTTGAAATGAAGGACGCAGACCGTTGCTGTGGCTCAGCAGGAATTTATAATATTATTCAATCAGATATGTCTATGAAAATATTAGATTACAAAATGAAACACACAACCGCTACAGGTGCAACAACCGTTGTTACAACCAATCCAGGATGCCTACTTCAAATGAAGCTAGGGATTGAAAAAGAGGGATTGTCTAAAAAAATGAAAGCTGTTCATATCGTAGATTTGCTGTTGGAAGCATATGAAACCGCTCTGACAAAGGAAGAGTTGACTGATATTAATGAGCAGTCCAAAATAAGTGTTTAA
- a CDS encoding CaiB/BaiF CoA transferase family protein produces MKPLEGLLVLDFSQFLSGPSAALRLADLGARVIKIERPGIGDLSRKLALKNIFIDNDSIVFHAINRNKESFTANLKDPNDLEKVKKLITHADVLIENFRPGVMNKIGLDYQSVKQLNPRIIYGSVTGYGKEGPWKQKPGQDLLIQSISGLTWLNGDSDQPPVPFGLSVADMFTGAHLVQGILACLIRRSKTKEGGLVEVSLLESMLDMQFEVLSTHLNDGGHPPKRSRINNAHAYLGAPYGIYETKDGFIALAMGSITRLGELLECEELAKDSGSHTWFERRDEIKTILVNYLKRESTSVWLAKLEAGNFWCADVYNWDQLFGHDGFKVLQMVQNIDRPNSNVIRTTRCPIRINREKLFSSKASPKLGEDTDRITEEFKLQSKVEKA; encoded by the coding sequence ATGAAACCACTAGAGGGATTACTGGTATTAGATTTCAGCCAATTTTTATCAGGACCATCTGCAGCACTTAGACTTGCTGATCTTGGTGCTAGAGTGATCAAGATTGAACGACCTGGGATAGGTGATTTGAGTCGTAAGTTAGCCTTAAAAAATATATTTATCGATAATGATAGTATTGTCTTTCATGCCATTAATCGAAACAAAGAGAGTTTTACAGCAAATTTAAAAGATCCGAATGATTTAGAAAAAGTAAAAAAATTAATTACTCACGCTGATGTATTGATTGAAAACTTTCGACCTGGAGTAATGAATAAAATCGGTTTAGATTATCAATCTGTTAAACAATTAAACCCTAGAATCATATATGGAAGTGTGACAGGTTATGGCAAAGAGGGACCGTGGAAACAAAAGCCTGGGCAGGATTTATTAATCCAATCGATATCTGGTTTGACTTGGCTTAATGGTGATAGTGACCAACCCCCGGTACCATTTGGATTATCTGTTGCGGATATGTTTACAGGTGCACACCTTGTCCAAGGAATTTTAGCTTGCTTAATCAGACGGTCCAAAACAAAAGAAGGTGGCCTAGTAGAGGTGAGTTTATTAGAGTCCATGTTGGATATGCAATTTGAGGTTCTTTCAACTCATCTAAATGATGGAGGACATCCACCTAAAAGGAGTAGGATCAATAATGCACATGCTTATTTAGGGGCTCCATACGGAATTTATGAAACGAAGGATGGCTTTATTGCCCTTGCGATGGGTTCAATCACAAGGCTAGGAGAATTACTTGAATGTGAGGAATTGGCAAAGGACTCAGGTTCACATACTTGGTTTGAACGAAGAGATGAAATTAAAACCATCTTGGTAAACTATCTTAAAAGAGAATCGACATCAGTCTGGCTAGCAAAATTAGAAGCGGGAAATTTCTGGTGTGCAGATGTCTACAATTGGGACCAACTGTTTGGACATGATGGATTCAAAGTGTTACAGATGGTACAAAACATTGATCGACCTAATTCAAATGTGATAAGAACGACAAGATGTCCAATAAGAATCAATCGAGAAAAGTTATTTTCTAGCAAAGCCTCTCCAAAACTAGGAGAAGACACAGATAGAATTACCGAAGAATTCAAATTGCAGTCAAAGGTGGAAAAAGCATGA
- a CDS encoding Gfo/Idh/MocA family protein, producing the protein MEKTWLDLDYKPRLPNNLRRGIGIIGAGEIVREAHLPAYQMAGFNVVAITNRTRKKAEELAERFDIAHVYETAEEVINDPHVEIVDIAVTADLQPEIVELAAKAGKHVLCQKPLGDTIESARKIVSLCKEYNIKGAVNQQMRWTPGIRASKTIIERGWLGELTQASIQVNVLTQFENWPFLKEIDTLEIMYHSIHYMDSIRFLYGTPEYIYADGARYPGQQVKGETRTMIHMKFPNDTRGHIHDNHNNWANQEDWYATFRFEGTDGIIKGTNGALYNYPVGKEDTLSFISKKIDPSYWFTPKLSGKWFPHAFMGTMGELMRAIEEDTQPENSVEDNIKTLQMVFAAYQSMKENRPVFVDSI; encoded by the coding sequence TTGGAGAAGACGTGGTTAGATTTAGATTATAAGCCAAGGCTACCAAACAATCTGCGTAGAGGAATCGGTATTATTGGTGCAGGAGAAATTGTTAGAGAGGCGCATCTTCCAGCGTACCAAATGGCTGGATTTAATGTGGTTGCAATTACGAATCGAACACGGAAAAAAGCAGAAGAATTGGCGGAACGCTTTGATATTGCACATGTGTATGAAACAGCAGAAGAGGTAATCAATGATCCACATGTTGAAATTGTAGATATTGCCGTAACTGCCGATTTACAACCTGAAATTGTTGAACTAGCTGCGAAGGCAGGTAAACATGTTTTATGTCAAAAACCACTAGGAGACACAATCGAATCAGCCAGGAAAATTGTCAGCTTATGCAAGGAGTATAACATTAAAGGAGCAGTCAATCAGCAAATGAGGTGGACACCTGGGATTAGGGCTAGTAAAACCATTATCGAACGTGGATGGTTGGGAGAATTAACACAGGCAAGTATTCAAGTAAATGTGTTAACTCAATTTGAGAATTGGCCGTTTTTAAAAGAAATCGATACATTAGAAATCATGTATCATAGCATTCACTATATGGATTCCATTCGCTTTTTATATGGAACTCCTGAATACATTTATGCGGACGGTGCAAGATATCCAGGCCAACAAGTAAAAGGTGAAACGAGAACAATGATTCATATGAAATTTCCAAATGATACAAGAGGTCATATCCATGATAATCATAATAACTGGGCCAACCAAGAAGATTGGTACGCTACATTTCGCTTTGAAGGCACTGATGGAATCATTAAAGGGACAAATGGTGCCCTGTACAATTATCCAGTTGGGAAAGAAGATACGCTTAGTTTTATCTCGAAAAAAATTGACCCAAGCTATTGGTTTACTCCTAAACTAAGTGGTAAGTGGTTTCCACATGCATTCATGGGAACTATGGGTGAGTTAATGAGAGCAATCGAAGAAGACACACAACCTGAAAATAGTGTGGAAGATAATATCAAAACATTGCAAATGGTATTTGCTGCATATCAGTCAATGAAAGAGAATCGCCCAGTTTTTGTTGATAGTATTTAA
- a CDS encoding ABC transporter substrate-binding protein — protein MIKLKGITWNHSRGYTSVVATAQRFMELNPGVEISWDKRSLQEFADYPIDILANEYDLLVIDHPWAGFAANKGVLVRLEEHLPDEYLKDQKENSVGKSYESYNFNGFQSALVIDAATPIAAYRPDLIQKENIPTTWEQLISLAKEKKVAYAGFPINCLMDFYMVAGTLGGTLFDSHQVVNEDTGIQALEKMRELASYCTKEMFTWEPIKVYEVMSSTNDIYYCPFAYGYSNYSRKGYAKNILISTDLVELEGSKLESTLGGTGLAISNKCENLDQAIEYVKYTASPEIQSTLFFESGGQPGHRQAWIDEEVNRRSFNYFKNTLPVLDRAYLRPRYSGYFHFQDNGGDIVQNYLRYGGNVKTVLEKLNKLYHESLQGERV, from the coding sequence TTGATTAAACTAAAAGGAATAACATGGAATCATAGTCGGGGTTATACATCGGTTGTAGCAACTGCACAACGGTTTATGGAATTAAATCCAGGTGTTGAGATATCGTGGGATAAAAGATCGTTACAAGAATTTGCAGATTATCCAATTGACATTTTAGCTAATGAATATGACTTATTAGTGATTGATCATCCATGGGCTGGTTTTGCAGCAAATAAAGGAGTTCTTGTCAGATTAGAAGAACATTTGCCTGATGAATATCTTAAGGATCAGAAAGAGAATTCTGTTGGAAAATCCTATGAAAGCTATAATTTTAACGGATTTCAGAGTGCTCTTGTGATTGATGCTGCAACACCTATTGCTGCATATCGACCGGATTTAATTCAAAAAGAAAATATACCAACAACTTGGGAACAACTAATAAGTTTAGCGAAAGAGAAGAAAGTTGCTTATGCGGGGTTTCCTATTAATTGCCTTATGGATTTTTACATGGTGGCTGGAACTCTAGGTGGGACATTATTTGATAGTCATCAAGTTGTTAATGAAGACACTGGTATACAAGCGCTAGAGAAAATGAGAGAACTTGCTAGTTATTGTACGAAAGAAATGTTTACTTGGGAGCCAATTAAAGTGTATGAAGTGATGTCTTCTACTAACGATATTTACTATTGTCCATTTGCTTATGGCTATTCAAATTATTCTAGAAAAGGTTATGCAAAAAATATATTAATATCAACAGATTTAGTTGAACTAGAGGGAAGTAAACTTGAATCTACGTTGGGTGGAACTGGATTAGCCATTTCAAATAAGTGTGAAAATCTAGATCAGGCTATTGAATATGTGAAATATACAGCATCACCAGAAATCCAAAGTACATTGTTTTTTGAAAGTGGTGGGCAACCAGGTCATAGACAAGCATGGATAGATGAGGAGGTCAATCGCCGTTCCTTTAACTATTTTAAAAACACTTTACCAGTATTAGATCGTGCTTATTTAAGACCACGTTATAGTGGCTATTTCCATTTCCAAGATAATGGTGGGGATATTGTTCAAAATTACCTCAGATATGGAGGAAATGTTAAAACCGTATTGGAGAAATTAAACAAGTTGTATCACGAATCTTTACAGGGTGAAAGAGTATGA
- the glcD gene encoding glycolate oxidase subunit GlcD, translating to MLPELIKRRLIKLVGAENFKDSNVSKLAYSYDATPQFQAMPDAIISPRNKKEVSQILKLCNQEKIPVVPRGSGTNLSAGTTPLKGGIVLLFNHFNKILEIDEENLTVTTQPGVNTLELMKAVEAKGLFYPPDPSSMKISQIGGNINENSGGLRGLKYGVTRDYVLGLEVVLPNGDIIRTGGKLAKDVAGYDLTRLFVGSEGTLGIITEATLKLVPMPETKKTILALYQDMDAAARTVSKIIANKIIPTTLEFLDQPTLKVVEDFSQIGLPTNVKAVLLIEQDGERASVENDIEKISFICKENHAVEVKVAQSEKEADELRTARRSALSALARLKPTTILEDATVPRSEIAKMVKVINEIAKEYDLEICTFGHAGDGNLHPTCLTDVRNKEEIERVEKAFEKIFEKAVALGGTITGEHGVGAMKAPYLYLKLGEEGISAMSAIKKAFDPNNIMNPGKIFAKSKRKRVVVNQTP from the coding sequence ATGTTACCTGAGTTGATAAAGAGACGTTTGATAAAATTGGTGGGAGCAGAAAATTTCAAGGATTCCAATGTCAGTAAACTAGCCTATTCCTATGATGCTACCCCGCAATTCCAAGCGATGCCAGACGCCATTATCTCTCCTCGAAATAAAAAAGAAGTCTCCCAGATTCTCAAGTTGTGTAATCAAGAAAAAATTCCGGTTGTCCCAAGAGGATCTGGTACAAATTTAAGTGCAGGAACAACACCACTTAAGGGTGGAATTGTGCTATTGTTCAACCATTTTAATAAAATTCTTGAAATTGATGAAGAGAACTTAACTGTAACCACACAGCCTGGGGTTAATACGCTTGAGCTAATGAAGGCTGTTGAAGCAAAGGGATTATTTTATCCACCAGATCCTAGCTCCATGAAAATCTCCCAAATTGGTGGAAACATAAATGAAAACTCCGGAGGATTAAGGGGACTAAAATACGGAGTAACCAGGGATTATGTGTTAGGCCTTGAAGTGGTGTTACCCAATGGCGATATCATTCGAACGGGTGGGAAATTAGCAAAAGATGTTGCTGGATATGATTTAACGCGGCTTTTTGTTGGATCTGAAGGAACATTAGGAATCATCACAGAGGCTACATTAAAACTTGTTCCAATGCCTGAAACAAAAAAAACAATACTTGCCCTCTATCAGGATATGGATGCAGCAGCAAGAACCGTCTCAAAGATTATTGCAAATAAAATCATTCCTACTACCTTAGAATTTTTAGACCAGCCTACACTTAAAGTAGTTGAGGATTTCTCACAAATTGGACTTCCTACCAATGTAAAAGCCGTCTTACTCATCGAACAAGACGGAGAAAGAGCATCGGTTGAAAATGATATTGAAAAAATCTCTTTCATCTGTAAGGAAAATCATGCTGTTGAAGTGAAAGTAGCTCAATCCGAAAAGGAAGCTGATGAATTACGTACAGCGAGGAGATCTGCGTTATCTGCCCTTGCACGATTAAAGCCCACAACCATTTTAGAGGATGCTACTGTCCCTAGGTCAGAAATTGCAAAAATGGTAAAAGTAATTAATGAGATTGCAAAAGAATATGACTTAGAAATCTGTACGTTCGGTCATGCAGGGGATGGAAATCTTCACCCCACCTGTTTAACAGATGTTCGAAATAAGGAAGAAATTGAACGTGTTGAAAAGGCGTTTGAAAAGATTTTTGAGAAAGCAGTTGCTCTAGGTGGAACGATTACTGGGGAGCATGGCGTAGGTGCTATGAAGGCTCCTTATTTATATTTAAAACTTGGTGAAGAGGGTATTTCAGCAATGTCTGCTATTAAAAAGGCTTTTGATCCAAATAATATTATGAATCCGGGAAAAATATTTGCTAAGTCCAAACGTAAACGAGTGGTGGTGAACCAAACCCCATGA
- a CDS encoding CaiB/BaiF CoA transferase family protein — MKQTKPLEGLLVLDFSQFLSGPSAALRLSDLGARVIKIEKPESGDICRSLYISNLELDGDSTLFHSINRNKEGFSLDLKDNDSRVVLEQLISKADVLVENFRPGVMERLNLDYETVKKINPEIIYGEITGYGYEGPWKDKIGQDLLLQSLSGISYTNGDANQPPLPLGLSIVDMIAGVQLVQGILASLVRRSISGMGCYVQVSLLEAVLDLQFEVLTTYMNDDFQLPERSSVNNANVYLGAPYGIYETQNGHIALAMGSIIELAELIHCERLKEFKKPKQWFDERDQIKSILKEHLKTDTTKYWLSLLEPADFWCAEVMTWKKLLEHEGFKVLDMIQKIYRENGMSMLTTRCPIRIDGQIYKSEIGSPTIGQHNQSILDELSS, encoded by the coding sequence ATGAAACAAACTAAACCATTAGAAGGATTACTAGTGCTAGATTTTAGTCAATTCCTTTCTGGACCATCTGCTGCATTACGATTATCAGACTTAGGAGCACGTGTGATTAAAATAGAGAAACCTGAAAGCGGTGACATTTGTCGTTCTCTTTATATTTCAAACCTCGAGTTAGACGGAGATAGTACTCTATTCCACTCAATAAATAGAAATAAGGAAGGCTTTTCATTAGATTTAAAAGATAATGATAGTCGAGTAGTGTTAGAACAACTGATTTCCAAAGCCGATGTTTTAGTAGAAAACTTTCGGCCAGGTGTGATGGAAAGACTAAATTTAGATTATGAAACAGTCAAAAAAATAAATCCGGAAATCATTTATGGTGAAATTACAGGATATGGGTACGAAGGGCCATGGAAAGATAAGATTGGCCAGGATCTGCTATTACAGTCTCTTTCAGGGATTAGTTATACAAATGGTGATGCTAACCAACCTCCTTTACCCCTTGGACTATCAATTGTCGATATGATTGCTGGTGTCCAACTAGTCCAAGGAATATTGGCAAGCTTAGTAAGAAGGTCGATTTCTGGAATGGGATGCTATGTTCAAGTAAGTCTTTTAGAAGCAGTACTAGATTTGCAATTTGAAGTACTGACCACATATATGAATGATGATTTTCAATTACCAGAGAGAAGCTCAGTTAATAATGCGAATGTTTACCTAGGTGCTCCATATGGGATTTATGAAACTCAAAATGGTCATATCGCCTTAGCAATGGGTTCGATTATAGAGCTTGCTGAATTAATTCACTGTGAAAGATTAAAAGAGTTTAAGAAACCAAAGCAATGGTTTGATGAGAGAGATCAAATTAAATCAATATTAAAAGAACACTTGAAAACGGATACAACAAAGTATTGGCTCTCACTCCTTGAACCTGCTGATTTTTGGTGTGCTGAAGTGATGACATGGAAGAAACTACTGGAACATGAGGGGTTTAAAGTTTTAGATATGATCCAAAAAATTTATCGTGAAAATGGTATGAGTATGTTAACAACGAGGTGTCCGATTCGAATTGATGGTCAAATCTATAAATCTGAAATCGGATCACCAACGATTGGTCAACATAATCAATCTATACTCGATGAACTAAGTTCATAG
- a CDS encoding SDR family NAD(P)-dependent oxidoreductase: MRLIDKVTLITGAGSGIGKETALLFAKEGAKVIVNDLNVEAGQQTVDEILSQNGIAIFIQADVTNESNVEELVEKSMDEYGQIDVLFNNAGISGVGELHEIELDDWNKVMNVNINGVFLVTKHVVPVMMLKQQGSIINMSSCIADIGLANRASYSATKGAILSLTKSIQVDYAKYNIRVNALMPGTIYTPFVEDYVSKSKDPEATVNSIKRRQLSDELGKPIDVAYAALYLASDESQFMMGSPFMIDGGVVNGKLS; this comes from the coding sequence ATGCGATTAATAGATAAGGTAACACTCATTACTGGTGCAGGTTCTGGTATTGGAAAAGAAACGGCTCTTTTATTTGCAAAAGAAGGAGCAAAAGTAATCGTTAATGATTTAAATGTCGAAGCAGGCCAACAGACAGTAGATGAAATTCTTTCACAAAACGGAATAGCTATTTTTATACAAGCAGATGTAACGAATGAGAGTAATGTGGAAGAGTTAGTCGAAAAGAGCATGGATGAGTATGGTCAAATCGATGTACTTTTTAATAATGCCGGAATTAGTGGGGTTGGAGAACTACACGAAATAGAACTCGATGACTGGAACAAAGTCATGAATGTCAATATCAATGGAGTCTTTCTCGTAACTAAACATGTTGTTCCAGTTATGATGCTGAAACAACAAGGCTCAATTATTAATATGTCTTCTTGTATAGCAGATATAGGATTAGCGAACCGAGCTTCCTATTCTGCAACAAAGGGAGCCATTTTATCATTAACTAAATCGATTCAAGTGGATTATGCCAAATATAATATAAGAGTAAATGCATTGATGCCAGGCACTATTTACACTCCATTTGTTGAAGATTATGTTAGTAAATCCAAAGATCCAGAGGCAACTGTTAATTCTATTAAAAGAAGACAGCTAAGTGATGAACTTGGTAAACCAATCGATGTCGCGTATGCGGCATTATACTTAGCTTCAGATGAATCGCAATTTATGATGGGATCTCCATTTATGATTGATGGTGGTGTGGTGAATGGGAAATTAAGTTGA
- a CDS encoding MaoC family dehydratase, whose protein sequence is MSKTIYYEEYELGSKRETTGRTITETDIVLHAGQTGDFFPHHMDAEWCKTTEFKQRIAHGTLIFSVGIGMTADVINPVAFSYGYDRLRFIKPVFINDTIKVTVTITEKREYKRPSHGFVVELVEVFNQKGETVLICEHLLLVEKKSQ, encoded by the coding sequence ATGAGTAAAACTATTTATTATGAAGAGTATGAACTAGGGTCAAAAAGAGAAACAACCGGTAGGACGATTACTGAAACGGATATTGTGCTTCATGCTGGTCAAACAGGTGATTTTTTCCCTCATCATATGGATGCGGAATGGTGTAAGACAACTGAATTTAAACAGCGAATTGCTCACGGGACACTCATCTTTTCTGTTGGGATAGGCATGACTGCAGATGTCATTAATCCGGTCGCGTTTTCCTATGGATATGATCGTTTGAGGTTTATCAAACCTGTTTTTATAAACGATACCATTAAAGTGACTGTTACGATTACAGAAAAGAGAGAATATAAACGCCCTTCACATGGTTTTGTAGTGGAATTAGTAGAGGTGTTCAACCAGAAGGGTGAAACCGTCTTAATTTGTGAGCATTTGCTATTAGTTGAAAAAAAATCACAGTGA
- a CDS encoding amidohydrolase family protein produces the protein MIVDSHQHFWNFNWLPYSWPTKNEASIFRTIEAPELESLLKEAGIDKTVIVQADDSYADTVYMLETAKRFDWVAGVVGWVPLDQPDEAKAKLAEYSKNPLFKGVRPLIHTYDDPDWIVQDQVIEGLKILASFDLTFDLVAIFPNHLKHATTIAEKVPNLKMVIDHLAKPPIKDKAIEPWAEQIRKAASYPNVYAKISGLNTAADPETWSGSDFKPYIDEAIRCFGAERLMFGSDWPVANLAGDYLKVWTETNKALDGKTQEQVKAILGETAIKFYNL, from the coding sequence ATGATTGTTGATTCGCATCAGCATTTCTGGAATTTTAACTGGTTGCCTTATTCGTGGCCAACGAAAAATGAAGCATCTATTTTTCGTACGATTGAAGCGCCAGAGCTAGAGTCTTTGTTGAAGGAAGCGGGAATTGATAAAACCGTGATTGTCCAAGCAGATGACTCTTATGCAGATACCGTTTATATGCTAGAGACGGCAAAGAGATTTGATTGGGTAGCTGGTGTTGTTGGTTGGGTTCCACTAGATCAGCCAGATGAAGCAAAAGCTAAATTAGCAGAGTATAGTAAGAATCCTCTTTTTAAAGGAGTAAGACCTCTAATTCATACGTACGATGACCCGGACTGGATTGTACAAGATCAGGTAATCGAGGGATTAAAGATATTAGCATCCTTTGACTTAACGTTTGATTTAGTGGCGATTTTTCCTAACCACTTAAAACATGCAACAACCATTGCTGAAAAGGTACCTAATTTAAAGATGGTAATCGATCACTTAGCAAAACCACCTATTAAAGACAAAGCTATTGAACCATGGGCAGAACAGATTCGTAAAGCAGCAAGTTATCCTAATGTGTACGCTAAAATATCAGGCCTCAATACTGCAGCAGACCCAGAAACTTGGTCAGGATCTGATTTTAAACCATATATAGATGAGGCAATTCGTTGCTTTGGAGCCGAACGATTAATGTTTGGTAGTGACTGGCCAGTAGCAAATTTAGCAGGTGATTATTTAAAAGTTTGGACGGAAACGAACAAGGCGTTAGACGGAAAAACTCAAGAACAAGTTAAAGCGATTTTAGGCGAGACAGCTATTAAGTTTTATAACTTATAG
- a CDS encoding fumarylacetoacetate hydrolase family protein: MKLVTYEVNGIKEVGVIKDQSVVSLNKLLKNENFTMMNLVEKGLGFIKEIETQVEEATPDYDLESVSLKAPLERPKKVVCVGNNYMDHCREQNVEPPKNPLIFSKWSSCVVGYNDEIILPEESQQVDYEAELGVIIGYEGKHIPNSQALNYIFGYVAVNDISARDVQFSDGQWVRGKSYDTFIPMGPYILTADEVENPQNLAIKTIVNGKVLQDSNSKEMIFDTAYIISYLSKGITFEPGDLIATGTPHGVGVFRNPQVFLEDGDEVIVEVEGLGALKNPCVRSKKLIVS; this comes from the coding sequence ATGAAATTAGTAACTTATGAAGTTAATGGAATAAAAGAAGTAGGGGTAATTAAAGATCAGTCTGTTGTCTCTTTAAATAAATTATTAAAGAATGAAAACTTTACGATGATGAATCTAGTTGAAAAAGGGCTAGGTTTTATCAAGGAAATTGAAACCCAAGTGGAAGAAGCAACACCTGATTATGATTTAGAGAGTGTTAGTTTGAAAGCTCCATTAGAGAGACCTAAAAAAGTAGTTTGTGTAGGGAATAACTATATGGACCATTGCCGCGAGCAAAATGTCGAGCCACCAAAGAATCCATTGATTTTTTCGAAATGGTCCAGCTGCGTGGTCGGTTATAATGATGAAATTATTTTGCCTGAAGAGTCGCAACAAGTTGACTATGAAGCTGAACTTGGTGTCATAATTGGTTATGAAGGCAAACATATTCCAAATAGCCAAGCATTAAATTATATCTTTGGTTATGTTGCTGTAAATGATATCAGCGCAAGAGATGTTCAATTCTCTGATGGGCAATGGGTTCGTGGGAAGTCATATGATACGTTTATCCCAATGGGACCATACATTTTAACAGCAGATGAAGTAGAAAATCCACAAAATCTAGCAATTAAGACGATTGTTAATGGAAAAGTACTACAAGATTCAAATAGTAAGGAAATGATATTTGATACAGCTTATATTATATCTTACCTATCCAAAGGAATTACTTTTGAACCTGGAGATCTTATTGCAACTGGAACACCACACGGAGTTGGTGTATTTAGAAATCCGCAAGTTTTTCTTGAAGATGGAGACGAAGTTATTGTAGAAGTCGAGGGATTAGGGGCACTAAAAAATCCATGTGTACGCAGTAAAAAATTAATCGTTTCATAG